The sequence CGATACGTTGAAGCGTCCTGCCGTTACAAAATTTGTTGTACCAGGCAGAACAATGTAAACGTAACACTCTCGCTCAGAAGTCATTGTCCATGGCCTTTCGTCGTTTCGGCGCAGTCTTCGGGCTTCTGACCCGTTCCAAAATCTTTCCTTCTTCATCGTTGTCCGGATCGGAAATTTCTCGCATATCCCGGTGAAGGTCGAGAACCCACAAAGCTCCCATGTAAGCGGCTATTGCCGTACTGGGTTTGCCGTTCTCGATATCAGCCATGACATATCGTGAGATGCCAATACGCTCAGCAAGTTCTTTCATGGAAAGTCTTCGTCGCAGGCGGGCGGTGCGGATGTTTCGGCCTAGTTGTTTAAGGATATCCTCTACTGCTGCTGGTGGGGATTTTGATATTTTGCTAGTGCGTGCCATGTTGTTTATAATCATCTCACATATTTTTTATGTTTATAATAAGCAACATATATTAGATTGTCAAGAAGGATATTTCTTTGCTACGATGTAGCAACTATACCCTAAGCTGAGCTATAACGCTCTTCCATCGGGTACATCTGCCAGATGCCGCAGGGGCAGACGGCGGCACAAAAACCACAGCCAATGCAAAGATCATCATTGACCACATACTCATAGCCGCCATCTTCAGTTTCCTGGCGGGAAATGGCTCCCTGGTAGCAGGTCTGCTCGCAGATGCCGCAGTCACGGCAAAGTCCACAGGACATGCATT is a genomic window of Pseudomonadota bacterium containing:
- a CDS encoding 4Fe-4S binding protein, with the protein product CMSCGLCRDCGICEQTCYQGAISRQETEDGGYEYVVNDDLCIGCGFCAAVCPCGIWQMYPMEERYSSA
- a CDS encoding helix-turn-helix domain-containing protein, whose amino-acid sequence is MARTSKISKSPPAAVEDILKQLGRNIRTARLRRRLSMKELAERIGISRYVMADIENGKPSTAIAAYMGALWVLDLHRDMREISDPDNDEEGKILERVRSPKTAPKRRKAMDNDF